A genomic region of Papaver somniferum cultivar HN1 chromosome 7, ASM357369v1, whole genome shotgun sequence contains the following coding sequences:
- the LOC113295339 gene encoding uncharacterized protein LOC113295339, which yields MIGRMISVQQGAFIKGMNMHEKIVLASELELNIKRRGGNVGLKMDITQAYDSLSWKFLFEVLRRFGFSVGIQWLKKIFESARISVLVNAGPCGFFGVGRGLIQGDPLSPIMFVLAEEVLSRNISKLVQMGKIQTMVNRGGCQPIHLMFADDIFIFCSGHKRTLENLIELLYKYQISSGQVVNKANNKCFVGGVSTARQKNIAEQMQMELSHFTDKYLGVILNQGRAKSHQVWGIVEMMHKIMPIYNMSVYKWPKSVIQVCERIIRNFLWSGDPSVNKLVTVKWDEVNSPVEERGL from the exons ATGATTGGTAGAATGATATCAGTTCAACAAGGTGCATTTATTAAGGGCATGAATATGCATGAAAAAATTGTACTAGCATCTGAGCTTGAACTGAACATTAAAAGAAGGGGTGGAAATGTGGGGCTTAAGATGGATATCACACAAGCATATGACTCATTAAGCTGGAAGTTTTTGTTTGAAGTTTTGAGAAGATTTGGATTTTCTGTTGGAATTCAATGGCTTAAGAAGATCTTTGAATCTGCAAGAATTTCTGTCCTTGTAAATGCTGGGCCATGTGGGTTTTTTGGAGTAGGGAGGGGACTGATACAAGGTGACCCTTTGTCACCAATCATGTTTGTTCTAGCAGAAGAAGTTTTAAGCAGAAATATCTCAAAGCTAGTTCAAATGGGTAAAATTCAGACAATGGTGAATAGAGGTGGATGCCAACCAATTCATCTGATGTTTGCAGATGACATATTTATCTTCTGCAGTGGCCACAAGAGAACTTTAGAAAATTTGATTGAACTTTTATATAAGTACCAGATATCTTCAGGTCAAGTAGTTAATAAGGCTAACAACAAATGCTTTGTGGGGGGTGTATCAACTGCAAGACAAAAAAATATAGCAGAGCAAATGCAGATGGAGCTATCTCACTTTACAGACAAGTACTTGGGGGTTATTCTTAATCAAGGGAGAGCTAAATCTCACCAAGTATGGGGGATTGTGGAAATGATGCACAAGAT TATGCCCATTTACAACATGTCAGTGTACAAATGGCCTAAGAGTGTGATTCAAGTTTGTGAAAGAATTATCAGGAACTTCTTATGGTCAGGGGATCCTTCAGTCAATAAATTAGTGACTGTCAAGTGGGATGAGGTTAATTCTCCAGTGGAAGAAAGAGGATTGTGA